The segment ATCATTGCAGAATCTATTAAAAAGAATAAGGTCCCTTAACCAATACATCGTTGAGGAAGTAACTGATGATAAAATACTGTTTAAAACACGGGACATGGTATTCATATATGTCGAACCGTTGGATGATTGTGTGAAGGTAAGTACTGATTTTTATGCCGATAGAATTATTGATCTTGCCAACAAATATGAAGTAATACCTAAGACGACAATGGACGGTACGGATACAATCTCATACAGTATAAAAAATCCAATGTTTGTACAATACGGCGTTAGTCTTGCCCAACAGGCATTTACAAGATTTAAAAGATTAAAAATATAAAATCCAATTCTTTTTTTATCCCTTTTTAATGTGATATTCACATTGCACTATTTTTAAGTAATAAACAAAATTAGATTAAGTTAGATGTGAAAAAAAGCTTAAAAAAGGTTTATGAAGGGGGTTATTTATTCAATAGCGTTAATCTGTTGAACTTTTCTGTCAGCATCAATTAATGCGTATAACCAAAGTACAAATGAACCAATTGATGCAATTGGATTATGGAATAAGCCTAAAAAGACACATACCAAGAATATTCCTATTGCAAAAAGATAGTTTTTACTGAATAAATATCCTAGACCTGGTAAAATAAATCCTACTATAAATGTTGCTAATCTACTTGCCATACTATTTTCCTCCCATTCGATATTAATATATTTATACTTTATACTTTATATTATTTCTATTAAACAAATTAAAAAAATCCACATATACAACGAGTAACTACTCATCTTATTTCCATTTTTTCATGTTTCTTGTTGATTTTCTTGTTAGATAGTAGTATAATGTTATATGTTTACCATTTACTTTAATGTATAACTCGGTTATAAAAACATAATCGTAAGTTAAACCTTTTGATGTATCCTCAAGAATAGGTGATACATCAGCATTTTCATCCTCAATACCCGTTACAAATCTGTTATATATATCCAGGAAGGCATACTTATCCACTTTACATATCTCATCCAAAATCTGTAAAGGTAACTCTTCCTGTTGTTCTGTAAATTTTAAATTAGGAAACTTTCTACTGATAGCTTTAAGTAATTGTTTTGATGGTCTTTCATCCATAATTTCACCTGTTAATATATGTAAATTTTTTACACTTAATTAATTATATGTTTTTAATTATTTAAAATAGTTTAGTATAAAATTTAATATCAAAAAATAAAATATTTATAACATTAAGAATATATTTAAATAAGAAACAGTTACTGGGAAGATTTTAGATGAAAAAGGTTAGAATTACCGTGATGAAGAAAGCAAGATACGATGATTTGATTGAAAAATATGAAAATCCATTGGAACATGAATGTGACGTGGAATTAAACCAGGTATTTATAGCCAATGGATGGGAAAGACCTGAAAATCTCTGTGTAAGTGCATGGGAGACTATGAGTCCATTCGTATTAGCATTAAGCTCAGGTGGAGAGGACTTCTATGATGGGTGGATGAAGAATAAAAAATCGGCCATGATATCCTGCAATGACGGTTTTAGACCTGTGAGTTTTCTATTGGAAACACTTGATGATGATGCTGATTGATAAAATAATATAAAAATATAAATTACCTGGAAACATATTATTAATTATAAAAAAACCATAAACATATTTTATATTAAATTAATATGATTGGAGGAATATTCATGATGGATCCAAATGCACTGCTTGGGATGCTTGGTGATAAGGGAAGACTGTCATCAAAACAAATATCTGATATGGTATCACAAAAAAGTCCCATACCAGTTCCATCAGCCGTAATTGATGGATTGCTTAATACCCTGGTTCAACAGGGAAAAATAAAGAAAACTGAAGAAAATGGTGAAGTATTTTATCACTTATGATATTCACCATTCTACCTTTTTTTAAAATATAAACTTACCCCTTTTTGAACTTAAATATACATTATTTTATTAGCCTATTGTCTGAATAATATATTCCAAATAAGCTATGAAGATAATTAATGAGGATTGTTTATTTTTTGATGATTTAATAATTGTTAAATAATTATTCATTTAACTTTCATAGTTACAAAGGTATATATAATTACTTAAATAATATAATAATATATTAATAAATAATAGGTGATTTAATATGGCACAAATAATATTAGAAAGAGACGAATGTACAATGTGTGGACATTGTGTTGAACTGGACGAATCATTATTCACATTTGATGATGATGACAGAGCTACATTAGTAGGATCAGAAAGAGACGACAATGTAGATGAATTAGAAGTAGAAGATACTGCAATATATGAAGAAGCAGAAGAAAACTGTACAGGTGAATGTATAGAAGTTTATGATTAAAAACTTCCATAACCTCTTTTTTTTAGAATATATTTATATTATAACCGCAATTTTCACAGGTTACATTATATTCCGCATTTTCATGATGACACTCAGGACATATGATTACCTTTAGATTATCCACCTCGTAATAGCTGATATCATCCTTTTGTTTAAGTTCCACATCACTTGGCAATTCAAATTCATTGTTATCGGCTTTGAACGTTCTTACCCGGTAATTGAAGTAGTCAGGTATGGTGAAGTTTGATATTTTATCATCATCCAATTTATCAATCACATCATCAAGTATTAGATTAGCATCCGATTGACTGATGTTGTACTCATTCAACAGGTATTGGGCTGATTTGGTGAAATTGTCATGAACTCCTATGACGTTTTCAACAGAGTAAACTTCCTCCAATTCTTTTTGTGTAGTGTTTATGAAGTCCTGAATTCTATCATTGGATTCAACCAGTTTAAGTGCGTTTTTGTCCATGCTTCTTTCTGTTACCTTCTTAAGGTTGTTTCTGAGTTTATATCTGACCATGTCATATTCACGTGGCTTTGCAACACATAATGTGTAACTGTTTTTGGCCAGTGTCGAACTCAAGTCAAAGAATGTTACTGATTCAAGGTGACTGTTATAGTAGTATGTGGAGAATATTTCATCGGATGAATCCTCCCCGACATTATTGTATAGCTTTTTAATGTTCTTGTTTACATATACCTCATCCAATGAGGCGTCCAATTCTATGAAACTGATTATTATGTTTCTATCCAGGCTGAATGCAAGGTTGTATTTAAATAGCAAGTTCATTATGGCCCTATTCGGTCTTCTGAAACTGAAATCATAATTTGTCTTGGTGATATTTGTTAGAATAAAATCAAAGAGAATATTATTTCCCCTGTATTCGGGTATCACATAACATTCACATACGGAATATTTCGGTTTGTCGGCCATTATCAAGTCAACCAATGCAAATCCCACTACCTTATCATTATATTTTAGTTCTTTGAAGATTACATGCTTATTTTCAGTGTATTCAAGTATATATCTTTCATCCATTATGGATTTGTAAATATCTTCATAGTTTTCTTTAAGAAAGTCATTCAAATTATCAAAATTTACTTTGTCAACACTCATTTTATCACTGCATCATTTATTTTAAATACTATATTATATTTTATTATTCATTTTAATTAAGTCTAACATTTGATTATTCTACTTGTAAGTATATTAAATATAATCTGTATATATAATTATAGACCAATGCATTTAAAGGAGTTTTTTATATTGAAATTAATAGTTCAGAGAGTCAGCCAGGCCAGTGTTGAAGTTGATGATGAAATTGTTGGAAAAATCGGCGAAGGTTTTATGGTCTTGGTAGGCTTTGGTGTTAATGATACAGAAAAAGAGGCGGACTTTTTGGCAAATAAACTGTTGAAGCTACGTATATTTGAGGACGATAATGACAGGATGAACCTGTCGCTTCTTGATACGGATAATGAATTGTTGTTGATTCCACAGTTTACCTTATATGCCAGCACTAAAAAGCACAGACCGTCATTTCATAAGTCCATGAATCCGGATGATGCGAATTTGCTGTTTGAATACTTCTGTGATAAGTGTAGTGAAAAGATACATACCGAAAAGGGTGTTTTTGGTGCACATATGAATGTAAGCCTGATTAACAATGGCCCTGTTACGATTTGTTTAGAAAAAGAGTATGAGGAATAGATATGAATAATTATGAATTAGAAAGTAAAGAAAAGATTACTATAGACATCGAAAAGTTGGAAAGAAACCTGAAAGAAGTTGCGGATATAACCTTTGTTGATAAAGAAAAGGAAGTTTATGATCGTGCGGTTGATTACATGAATGATTCCAAGTATTATCTTGATAAGGGTGATAATAGAACTGCTTTTGGTTGTATCGAGTATAGTCATGGATTGTTGGATGCACTACGTATGATTCATGGATTAATCTAATTATTTTTTTTATCAAATATTTTAGTAACCTTTATATACTTTAAGATACAGATGATAATTAGAAATATATTAAATAAGAGGACACAATAAATGAAAGATTATATGCAAAGTAATTATTCAAACCTTGGAAATATAAACATAAACAACATATTGAACGTCACATACATAATCTCATTCATATTCCAATGGTCATTGCTATCAATGATTATAAACCTATTTACAATGGGAATGATAAGACGGGAACTATTTGTAATATTCATATTGGATGCCATATCCATGCTAATTATCAAGGAAAAAAGCATCATAAAGCCATCATTTGTACTCACGCAACTATGGAATCTGATATCATTCATATTCAAAACAGACAAGATAAATACAAACAATCCCCTTGAAATAATTATGATGCTCTCAAATGCCAGAACAAAAATTTCCGATTCATTCAAGACACTCAAAGATAAAATCACCAATGTAAAACATTCCATCAATAGCGTTGAACGAGAAAACAGAAAATATGAGAAGACAAGAGATTTGAATAAATTCAGTGATGAAATAGGAAGTAAAGTAACCGTTGAATCAGTATCCAACGGTGAATATGACAAGAAGACATTCAAATACAAGGACAGGACACAAAGCTATGTCCACATGCTTGAGGCAAACGGATATAAAAACTACAGACAATATAGTCTAAATCCACAAATCAGTAAATCATACATCATAATAAACAAAAACAAAGACCTGATAGATATAGAAAACAACAGGATAGACATCAAACATGACCACCCCGACTACAAATTCATAATAGATGGATGGAAAAACTAGTTACAACCCCCCCTCCATCATCTCATTTAATTGAATTTTTCCTAATTTAACAGTTGAAGTTATTAAATATATTTATCTACTAAAAAAATCATAAATAGCATTATAGATAATAGTTTAATAGGTGATTTAATGACAGAAGAAATAGTATTATGTGCATGCAGTGGAATGAATCCACGTGGAGAAGTAGCAAGGGCATCAGTATATGACTTGGCACAGGAAGAGGATAACTGTTCTGTCTGTTGTATCGTAGCGACAGGTGGAGGAAAACAGAAATACATAGACCTGGCCAGCAGTCATCCAGTAATAGTTGTCAATGGATGTAAACAGAACTGTACGACAACACTCCTGAAAGAAAAGGGTATTGATGTTGAAAAAGTATTGGTAGTACCTGAAATACTTGAAGAAAATGACATGACCGCTGAATGTACAGTTAGAATGAATGAAAACGATGAGAAATGTGTTGACATATTAAAAGAAGTAATTAAAAAAGAAATAAAAGACATGTAATCATAGACATCCCAGATTACATCATACAATAAAAAAAATACAATGATTAACCCATCATTGTATCAACTATTTTTTTTTAATTTTGAAATTAGATTATCCTCGTAATATTGGAGTACTGAATGTTGTTGGCATAGAAGTCATCATCCACATTCAAGTTGACTAAAACCTCCTTGATATCCGGATGCATGTTTAAGTAATATTCACACTCACTTTTAATGCCGAATGTATTGTTGCTGATTCTTTCCAACTCCATTGTATTCTGATTTGACACACCTAATGCATAATCCTTTGTTATGCTCTTATTTTTATAGCGGTTATAGTTTTCCATATCCCTAACAAGATAATCAAACGCCTCCTTTTCACTGGTTAATCGTTTGATTTCCAAATTAACGTAATCCTTCAGTGTATCATTACCTGATTTATCATCAAATGACTGCAGTATAAGTATTTCCTCATTGATATAATTTGTCTTGTTCTTAAATACATCTATACTCTCATCACTTGTTGTAATGCTCTTGTTATAATACTTTGCAAATTCCATATCGCTGATGTTTTCTATTGAACTTGCCTGGCTGACAGTCCGGTTAAACTCACTTTGACTATTGTTGCTTGATATAAGCCCGATATTGATAAAGCCGAGGACAATTATCATCAAAAAGATAATCAGCAAGAGTATTATCTTCGTTTTATCGTTCATATCTATCATCAATTCAATGAATCGATCATGTCAAAGAATTGGCTGTACTTATCAAGCATCTCAATTAATTCATCAGACGAAGTTGTTTGTATTTCTATCTGATTTAACTTATCTTCAATTCTGAGCTTTATTCTTTCATCATCCAATCCTTCAAAGTTTTGTTTAAATACGTTGACTACTTCCGCATATTTATCCTCCTTAAGGTTATATAATCTTTGATTTTTCAGTATGTCCATTGCATGATATATTCCCTTTTCTTCTATGTCACTGCAGAAGGTTAGTGCAAAATGAACATCCATGTAGTATGGCGTGTCAATCCTATCACTTCTTGCTATGCTTGTTATCTTACACATTACATGATCATCATCAATATTTTCTGCTACAAATCTAAGAAATTTAAAATGTTTTAATGTTACGTTATTAAATAAGTCCATAAATTTTTGCCCCATCTATTATAGTTAATTATATGTTATTACTCATTTAAATTTATTACAAAAAAATAAGCTATTAAAAACATTTAATACATTTTTTAAATCCATTATAATATTTTCATTATTATCTGTATAAACCTAGAAAAAATATGTTTGGTTTGCCTAAAAAAGATAATTCACATATATATACAAATGATATACTAAGTATTAGGAGTGATAGAATGAAAATTATAGGTATAAATACAAGCCCAAGAGAAAATGGAAATGCAAGAATTGCATTGGTTAAAGCATTGGAAGCTGCTGAAGCAAAAGGTGCTGAAACAGAAATATTTGATACAAATAAAATGAACATCGGTGCATGTCAGGCAGACAACTACTGTAAAGCACATGAAGGAAAATGTCCTGTTGACGATGATATGCAAAAAATTTACCGTGCAATTGAAGAAGCCGATGGTGTAATACTTGCAAGTCCAGTATACTTCTTTGATGTATGTGCTCAGGCAAAACTTGTCATTGACAGAATGTATGCATACTTCCAGTCACCATTTGTTGAAACATACGGACAGAAAAAATTCTCCCTTATCGCTACCCAGGGTACACCAGACGCTGATGCATTCAAAGACGTATTACAAGTTCAGGCCAATGCATTTGGATTCTTAGGATTTGAAGTATGTGATGTAGCAATATTAACCGACAACAATGTTCCTGGAGCTATTGAATCCAAGGATGATCAAATAGATCTTGCCAAAAAAGTCGGTGAAAACATAGCAAATTAGATGCAATTTGCTATTTTATTTTTTTTTTAATCCCCTGAAACTGCTATTTTTTAATTATATAATATTTAAAATCAATTTCTTAAAATAAGTGTAAATAAATAATCAATGGATAAAAAAAGAAATGTATTTAAGTAATTAATTGTAATTACTTATTAAACGTTTAATGTAGAATATGGCCCATGTGAAGCTCAATATTCCACCAAGGAATCCTCCCAGGACCACCCCATAATAAACTCCATATTCACCTAGATTGAAGACTATTCCAAATAGATATGAGAATACTACTTCAAGCAGTAATGCCCTGATAAATGTCAGCATAAGTGATGTGAATCCCTTACCTACTCCTTGGAACATCATGGCGGATATCATTCCAAGACATACCGCATATATGAATATTATCATTATCTGAATCAATGTTGCTATTCTAGGAGCTAAGTCTGCACTTGAACCGTATGCAAATACGCTGCTTATCTGTGGTGCAAACAGGAAGAATATCACTGCCATCACAGTACTTACCAGTAATCCCAGTTTTAACGTATATACGAATGCATTTCTAAGTTTTTGATAATCTTTTGCTCCATAGGATGCTCCGACTACCGTCAGCAGTGCCGTACCAAATCCTATAAGTGGAATCATGGACAATTGTATGAGTCTCATTCCCGCAGTATATGTTGCCACTGCTACCGTTCCGGCAACAATTACCAACAGATAGTTTTCAATTATACCCAATGCACTGAATATTAGGTTTTCAGCGGTTGACGGTATTGCCACATTCAATATACCCCTGATTATTGAAGAAGTATACTTGAAGTTTTTCAGTGATAAGTCAAGATATGTGTCCTTCTTGTAGTGCATCCAATACAGCAGCACCAATGCACTTAAAAATCCTGAGAATATTGTAGCCCATGCGGCTCCTATAATACCCATATTTAGTATGTAGATGAATATTGGATCCAGGATGATATTGAATATAGCCGTAACTGCCATTACGTACATTGCTCTTTGAACATCTCCCTCTGAACGAAGAATTGACGTTCCGACACCGTTGTATATGAATATGATCATGAATGCAAATACGATGTTTCCATATTCGAGGGCTGCAGCCTTAGCAGTACCCGCACCCATCACGTCAAGTAATGATGGAAGTACTATAAACATCACGACTGATCCTATGACACTGATTATTACGGTTAACAACAGACTGTGCAACGCGGTATTGTTTGCGTTTTCAGTATTTTTTGCACCGATAAACCTTGCAATCATACTGTTTGCACCTGCTCCTATACCGTTTCCAAGACCTACCAGTATCATGAACAGTGGTGTGATGAATCCTATCGCTGCCAGTGCATCTGCTCCGAGTCCTGCTACCCATATACTGTCTGCCAGGTTATATGCCATGATTAAAAACATACTGACCATCATAGGCCATGCCAGTTTTTTAATGGCAACCTTGTAGTCTCCACGTATTAATTCTATATTGCTGTTTTTTCCCTTATTTTCTGTCATATCATACCTCACATATTTTTTCTTTATTGTAATCGTCCGAGTTTTCAAGCAGTTCCATTAATAGATCCAATAAATCTTCCCTGGAATAACCTGAGTTTTTTATAATTTGCTCGTCTCTTTTTATTCCTTCATCTCTTATTTGTTCGGCCAGTTCAATACCCTTTGGCGTTAAACTTATCTTGTTTTGTCTTCTGTTGTCATTATCTTCCTTTCTCATGATGTATCCATTATCTTCCAGTTTTCTCAGATTTCTGGTAAGTAATGCGTTGTCAATATGTAAATCCCTGCTTATATCCTTCTGGTAGACATAGCCATGGTTCAATAGTTTTAATAGTATGGGATAGTGTTGAATTGTAACGTCAACATCCTTAAAATAATACTTGTAATATTGATTTTGGGATTTTATGTACATCGTAAATAGGAATGCTAATGATAAGTTTTCTTTGTCTATTGGACAATTCATGTTTCAACCTATGTTAATGTTAATATTATTATATTTAAATATTTGACTATATATAATTATTGATTTTGTCAATAATTAAAAAAGTATCCAATTTCAATAATACTTATCAACACCCCCCACGGAATACTTATCAAGCCCTCGGATTATATTTATATTAAATTAAAAACAACATAATAATATCGAAATATAAGAATGATGATTTAGGCTTATCCATCAAAGAAAGATCTAAACACATATCTTATTCTAAAAAAAGTAATTTAAAGCCTTTTTAATTAAAAGCTTAAGATAATAATGGATTAACAATTCAAATATTGAAAGTGACTACTAAGTATATGATCAGATTATGAAAAGCAATATCCACTTATTATAAAAACAGGAGATTAAGATTGAAAAAAAGTATAACCAGAATTACAGGAAATACTTTTTATCATCATCAATCTTGAATCTTGGAAATTTAACCTCAGCCAT is part of the Methanosphaera sp. BMS genome and harbors:
- a CDS encoding TIGR04076 family protein, whose amino-acid sequence is MKKVRITVMKKARYDDLIEKYENPLEHECDVELNQVFIANGWERPENLCVSAWETMSPFVLALSSGGEDFYDGWMKNKKSAMISCNDGFRPVSFLLETLDDDAD
- a CDS encoding ferredoxin produces the protein MAQIILERDECTMCGHCVELDESLFTFDDDDRATLVGSERDDNVDELEVEDTAIYEEAEENCTGECIEVYD
- a CDS encoding GNAT family N-acetyltransferase, which codes for MSVDKVNFDNLNDFLKENYEDIYKSIMDERYILEYTENKHVIFKELKYNDKVVGFALVDLIMADKPKYSVCECYVIPEYRGNNILFDFILTNITKTNYDFSFRRPNRAIMNLLFKYNLAFSLDRNIIISFIELDASLDEVYVNKNIKKLYNNVGEDSSDEIFSTYYYNSHLESVTFFDLSSTLAKNSYTLCVAKPREYDMVRYKLRNNLKKVTERSMDKNALKLVESNDRIQDFINTTQKELEEVYSVENVIGVHDNFTKSAQYLLNEYNISQSDANLILDDVIDKLDDDKISNFTIPDYFNYRVRTFKADNNEFELPSDVELKQKDDISYYEVDNLKVIICPECHHENAEYNVTCENCGYNINIF
- the dtd gene encoding D-aminoacyl-tRNA deacylase, producing the protein MKLIVQRVSQASVEVDDEIVGKIGEGFMVLVGFGVNDTEKEADFLANKLLKLRIFEDDNDRMNLSLLDTDNELLLIPQFTLYASTKKHRPSFHKSMNPDDANLLFEYFCDKCSEKIHTEKGVFGAHMNVSLINNGPVTICLEKEYEE
- a CDS encoding DUF357 domain-containing protein — protein: MNNYELESKEKITIDIEKLERNLKEVADITFVDKEKEVYDRAVDYMNDSKYYLDKGDNRTAFGCIEYSHGLLDALRMIHGLI
- a CDS encoding putative zinc-binding protein, with protein sequence MTEEIVLCACSGMNPRGEVARASVYDLAQEEDNCSVCCIVATGGGKQKYIDLASSHPVIVVNGCKQNCTTTLLKEKGIDVEKVLVVPEILEENDMTAECTVRMNENDEKCVDILKEVIKKEIKDM
- a CDS encoding flavodoxin family protein, whose product is MKIIGINTSPRENGNARIALVKALEAAEAKGAETEIFDTNKMNIGACQADNYCKAHEGKCPVDDDMQKIYRAIEEADGVILASPVYFFDVCAQAKLVIDRMYAYFQSPFVETYGQKKFSLIATQGTPDADAFKDVLQVQANAFGFLGFEVCDVAILTDNNVPGAIESKDDQIDLAKKVGENIAN
- a CDS encoding MATE family efflux transporter; the protein is MTENKGKNSNIELIRGDYKVAIKKLAWPMMVSMFLIMAYNLADSIWVAGLGADALAAIGFITPLFMILVGLGNGIGAGANSMIARFIGAKNTENANNTALHSLLLTVIISVIGSVVMFIVLPSLLDVMGAGTAKAAALEYGNIVFAFMIIFIYNGVGTSILRSEGDVQRAMYVMAVTAIFNIILDPIFIYILNMGIIGAAWATIFSGFLSALVLLYWMHYKKDTYLDLSLKNFKYTSSIIRGILNVAIPSTAENLIFSALGIIENYLLVIVAGTVAVATYTAGMRLIQLSMIPLIGFGTALLTVVGASYGAKDYQKLRNAFVYTLKLGLLVSTVMAVIFFLFAPQISSVFAYGSSADLAPRIATLIQIMIIFIYAVCLGMISAMMFQGVGKGFTSLMLTFIRALLLEVVFSYLFGIVFNLGEYGVYYGVVLGGFLGGILSFTWAIFYIKRLISNYN
- a CDS encoding MarR family winged helix-turn-helix transcriptional regulator; translated protein: MNCPIDKENLSLAFLFTMYIKSQNQYYKYYFKDVDVTIQHYPILLKLLNHGYVYQKDISRDLHIDNALLTRNLRKLEDNGYIMRKEDNDNRRQNKISLTPKGIELAEQIRDEGIKRDEQIIKNSGYSREDLLDLLMELLENSDDYNKEKICEV